ATGGAAGAAAGGGAGATCCATTATGTTTCATTTGTTTCTTCTGACCAAGAAAGAGATGAATTGCTTTGCGATGAGTGTTATCAGGAGTGGCTGCATGGACTAAAAGGATAATCACATTTAAAGTATTAATGGGAACTATCGGCTGTATACACCTTTTAAATAAAAGGTGTATACAGCTAATTGGAGTGTTTTGTCATTGTCCATCAAAAGAAAACTTCCACTCATTTTTTGTTTGCTTGTTTTTCTCATTTTGTTAATCAACAATGCCTTTCATTACTTTCGTTCAAAAAATCAGCTGTTGAATTATAATAACAAAGAAATTTCAATGATCACGAAGGAAGTTTCATTTGAAGTCAAAAATACCAAAAAAGGCTCTTTATACGTAGAAAATATTCTTGGGAGAGATTTACGAATCGCAGCAATTGCTATTAAACAAGCACTTCCTTCCGATTATCATGCCATTACAAATGATCAGTTAAAAAAATTGGCTGCAGAAGTCGGTGTTTCCCATATCACATTATTAGCAAAAACAAGTAATGACATTATCGGCGTAAGATCCTCTGAGGTAAATGAACTAAATATGTCAACAAAGGATTGGGGGTATTGGTACGATGCTTTCAAACAGATATTTGCACTTGTTCCAGTATCAGTTGGTAAAGGATTGACATTGCCTCACTATTGGTCAGGTCCAATTGAAATTGCATCTTCAAACCCAAAACATGTGGATAAATGGGGCTATTATTATGACGGTACGACCAATTATATGATCGATCCTTTTTTTCGGGACGATAAAGTGTTAGAGTACCAAAAGCGATTCGGACCAGAAAAAATTATTCAAGATTTTACAAAAGATCCAGGAGTCTTGGAACTTACCGTTTTTAACCCAAAAAATTTCGGCAAAAAGAAAGAATTTGTTCATTTAAATGGAAATATCTATATCAAAATATCCGACCAGCCAATTTGGTATGGCTCGTACCAGTTTAAGAGCTATAAAAAGGACGCTGACTATATAAAAAAATCAATACAGACAAAAAATATCCAATCTTACAAGGATCATCTAAAAGGGAACAATATTATCAAAACATTTGTACCTGTCTTCCCATCAAATGATGAGCCATTTGTCATTGGAATCGTATATAACTACGGCTTAATTCAGCAAGAACTAAACCATGAATTACAAGTACATATTCTCCTTTCAATCGCCATAATGATTGTCGTATTAATTGTTAGTTTTATATTTTCCCGCTCCATTACAAAGCCAATTGCTTATATTGCCCAACAAGTAAATGAAATTGCTCAAGGGAACTTTGGGAAAACTCTTCACATTACTAGAAAAGATGAATTAGGTTTTCTTGCAGAAAATGTAAATGCTCTCTCCCGACATCTACAATCTTTTGTCAGTGACCTGACAGAAAGTAAACAATTAATTGAATACCAGGCATTTCATGATCCTTTAACAGGATTGTTAAATAGACGATATTTTCAGGAGAAGTTATCTCCTATTATCGAACATGCCAATCAAACTAGAGAACCATTATCTGTTTTGTTTATTGATATGGATCGTTTTAAAGAGATTAACGATTCATTTGGGCATAACAAAGGTGATCAAATCTTAAAGATTATTGCGGATCGGATTAAGCTTTGCTTACCTGATGAGGACCGTCATATTATATCAAGGCAGGGCGGCGATGAATTTACCATTTTATTAGTGAATGTTTCAAAAGAAGAAGCCATAATTGCAGCCGAAGCTGTAGTTGCAAGCCTAAAAAAGCCCTATATTTTGGATGGAAACGAGTTCTACCTTGGAGCAAGCTGTGGAATCAGCCTTTATCCTGATCATACAAAAAATCTAGATTCTCTATTCATATACGCCGATTTGGCCATGTACGCAGCGAAAAAAATGGGAGGAAATAAAGTAGTTTTCTATTCCGACCAGCTGCTCAAAACAACGATCGACAAACCACTTTATGAAGCGCGTTTAAGGAAAGCACTTGAAAACCAAACAATTGCCGTTTTCTATCAGCCTAAAATAAATGTTGCATCAGGCGAACTATTAGGGGCAGAAGCCTTATTAAGATGGACAGATGAAGAATTAGGAAATGTCTCACCGGAGATATTTATTCCCATTGCGGAAGATACTGGTTTAATTCATCCACTTTGGGAATTCGTAATGACTATGGCATGCCATCAAGTTAGTGAATGGAACCAGGATCGAAGTCATCCGCTATCCGTTTCTGTCAATTTCTCAGCTCGTCAATTCCAAGAGCCGCATTATATGGTCAAACGAGTGAAGGAAATTCTGGATGGGACTAGACTGGCACCGCAAAATTTTGAAATAGAAATTACAGAAAGCATACTTTTAAGCAATTCATCGGAAATTGTTGATTCACTAAGATACTTAAGAGATTTAGGTATTTCCATTTCAATTGATGACTTTGGAACTGGATATTCGTCCTTAAGCTACCTTCGCAATCTGCCAATCGATACGTTAAAAATAGACAAATCATTTATTATGGATATCACAGAGGATTACAGAAATTCGGAGATTCCAGAGGCGATCATCAATCTCGCCCGAAGCTTGCACCTAAATGTGATTGCTGAGGGAGTTGAAAAGAACTATCAAAAGGAATTTTTATTATCCAAGAATTGTGTTCAAATGCAAGGATATTTATTTAGCAAACCATTAAATAAGGATGAGTTTACAAGATTTCAAAAAATGAAATAGGGCAGCTGCTGAGAACTGCTGCCCATTTTTTCTTTAGCTTCCTTTAAATGTGGCAGTTGAAAACACAAGGGAAATCATCGACATTGTGCTTGTACAAAACCTTTTATTTAAGGAATTGTTCCACTTCGTATACAGAGCATCCAGTATAATCAATATTTAAGAGCTTAACGGTCATTTCAGGGAAATTTGTCTGCAATTCATGCACAAGCTGTTTTCCGCTGCCTTTTTCGATATAGCAAATGACGGTTGGCCCTGCACCGCTTAACGCCACGCCGAAGGCACCGTATTCTTTTGCCAACATCTCAATTTCACTATAAAAAGGAATTAATGGTTTACGGAAAGGCTGGTGAAAGCGGTCGCGTTCCATCATTTTACCAGCCAGCTCCCAATTTCCACTTAGGAGTGCAGCCACTAATAGATTGGCCGTTGATGAAGCTTGAATAGCATCACCTTGTGTAAAAGTTTTCGGGAGAACATCTCGTGAATCCTTAGTCAATAAAATTTCTTTGGGAATGGCAACAACTGCTTCTATAGGAAGATCAGTAAACGAAAGCATGTCTACTTCATTTTGCTGATAACATCCAACTACGAGCCCCCCGTAAAGCGAAGCACCGACATTATCCGGATGCCCCTCCTCTTCGGTTGACAGAAGAAGCTTTTCCTCCTTTGTCAAACCTAAATTTCCAACGATGTCCGCAAGTTCAATACCGGCAATTATGGCGGAGGCACTAGAACCCAGTCCACGGCCTAAAGGAATTTCGCTTTCCAGCTTTACTTTGCATGGAGGTAAAACCTTTCCATACTTTTCTGCCGTTTTAATGGCTATTTGGCAGATAAAATGTTGTTCGTCACGAGGCAGATCTTTTAATTCCGGAGAATCGGAAAAAATCTCCCAGCGATCACTTTTTTCAATCTCTAATGTTAAATACAAATCCAAGGCAATGCCAATGGAATCAAATCCCGGGCCAAGGTTCGCAGAACTTGCTGGGACCTTGATGATTAATCGATTATTTAGAGGCATGCAATACAACCCCTCGAATATGTTCTTTTACGGCTTCTTCATCATTCGGCAAATGAACCGGCTTGACAAGGCTGCTTTTGATCGCAGTATCAGGGTCTTTCAGTCCATTTCCAGTTAAAACCGCTACTATTTTCGTACCTTTGGCTATTTTTCCATTTTGAATACTTTTATAAATGCCGGCAATAGAGGCACAAGAAGCAGGCTCAGCAAAAACTCCCTCAGCGGAAGCTAATTTTTTATACGCTGCTAAAATTTCTTCATCGCTAACTTCATCAAATTGGCCATTGGATTCTTGAACTGCCGCTACGGCTAAGTCCCAACTTGCAGGATTGCCGATTCGAATAGCAGTGGCAATAGTTTCGGGATTTTCAAATACACGATTATGAACAAGGGCTGCTGCACCTGCTGCTTCAAACCCAAACATTCTAGGAAGTCCCGTCTCCTTATCGCTGTTATACTCCTTAAATCCCTTCCAGTATGCACTGATATTACCTGCATTACCTACAGGAATGGCAAGAATTTCAGGAGCGGCCCCCAGCTGATCACAAACTTCAAATGCAGCCGTTTTTTGCCCTTCAAGACGGTAAGGGTTCACAGAGTTAACTAGGGTGATTGGCTCTTCTTTGCTTATGTTACGAACCATTTTTAATGCTTGGTCAAAATTCCCCTCGATCGAAATAATTTCTGCGCCATACATCATTGCCTGTGCCAGCTTGCCCAAGGCAATTTTCCCTTCAGGAATAACAATGATGCACTTTATACCAGCTCGAGCCGCATAGGCAGCTGCTGCTGCCGAAGTATTCCCCGTAGAGGCACAAATCACGGTCTTACTTCCTTCTTCGACCGCTTTTGCAACAGCCATCACCATGCCGCGGTCTTTAAAGGAACCAGTCGGATTTGCCCCCTCTACTTTCACATACAGTTCAACACCCCATTCTTCTGACAGCCTTTCGAGCTTGATTAGCGGAGTGTTCCCCTCATTTAATGTCAGTGTTGGCGTCTGTTCTGTAATAGGTAAATACTCTTTATAAGCCCCCAATAACCCTGGCCATCTCATCATTAATTCCTCACAACCCTATAAGCACTTTTTATTTCTTTTACTGCATCAAGATCCGTTAACTTTTGTAAAATTTGATCATAATCTGTTAGTGAAGATCTATGGGTAACCAAAACAATTTCGGAAGTCTCGTTTTTCTTAATTGGCAGCTGTAAAATTTTTTCAAAGCTGACTCCGTGCTTTGCAAAAATAGAAGTAATTTCAGCAAATACCCCTACCTCATCCTGCACATGGATACGCAAAAAATACTTAGAAAACTTTTCCCCATCATCCTTGAGCTGTTTTGAATATTGAGGTGTTACAGCACTTCGGCCGTTAACCCCAAGTCTAAGATTTTTAATAACAGCCACTAAATCGGAAACTACAGCCGTTGCTGTTGGCAGACTACCTGCACCAGGCCCATAAAACATCGTTTCTCCTACAGCTTCTCCGTATACATAAACTGCATTATATTCGTTTTGTACTGAAGCAAGCGGATGGTTATCAGACAAGAATGTCGGTGCTACACTGACTTCCACTTTTTCCTCTTCGCGGTGAGCATAACCAATCAATTTCATGGTATAGCCCAATTGCTCTCCATAACGTAAATCTTCTTCTGTAACGTTCGATATACCGCTGACTTCTACATCCTCTAGATCAATGTGCATAGAAAATCCTAATGTAGCTAGGATTGCCATTTTTCTGGCTGCATCAAGGCCTTCAACATCAGAAGTTGGATCGGCTTCGGCAAATCCAAGTGCCTGTGCCTCCTTCAACACTTCGTCATATGAACGTCCTTCATTGCTCATTTTCGTTAAAATATAATTGGTCGTTCCGTTTACAATCCCCATCATTTGTGTAATTCTGTCTGAAGCAAGTCCATCAACAAGCCCTCTTAAAATCGGAATACCACCGGCTACACTTGCTTCATAGAACAAATCACAGCCATGTTCGGAAGCGACGGTTAACAGCTCTGAACCATGCAGTGCCATCAAATCTTTATTTGCTGTTACCACATGTTTACCTTGTCTAAGTGCATTGATTAAGTAATCCTTTGTCGCTCCAACTCCACCCATGACCTCAATGATTACATCGATTTCCTTATCATTTAGTATTTCATCAGCATTTGATGTTAATAATTCCTTTTCAACTTCAATAGATCTCGTTTTATTTATATCCTGTACAAGGATTTTTTTGATGATTACTGGACAGCCCACTTGGTGCATCAATTTATCTTGATGATTTTTAATGATCTGAATAACACCTGCACCGACAGTACCTAATCCTAATAATCCTATTGAGATTGCTTTCATCTTTTCCCCTCCCGTAAAAATCGGCTTCTCGTTGTATACAATTGTATCACTATTAAAGACATTATATAATTTTCTTCCCTTTTTTCACACTTCTGAAATGTCCTCTTGACGTGTACAAATGTATTCCTGTTGTAGACATTATATGTTTCTCTTTATTTTTTTACAATAGATATGTTTTACACAAAAAAACCATGAAACCGTTTACTATATTGCTGCTATTGATTTCAAAATTTCTGAAGAAAAATTTTAAAAATTTAAAAGAATTTTTTCTCCTTTATCCCTTTACAGTCCGAAGGTGAGGATGTAGAATAATCCCTATATTCAATTTCGAAATTTCACTCAATTTAAAATATATCAAAATGTGATGATGAAGACGGCATTAAGCAATAACTTCAGAAAGCCGGTGGCTGCTGTGAACCGGTGTTATTCCTTAAAAGGCCCAGCACTTCTGAACTGGCTGCTGAAAATTAATAGTAGGCACGCCCGGCAAAAACCGTTAAAAGCCTTGAGGCTGTCCTTTTCAAATGGACAGCAAAAGAGGGTGGTACCACGTGATCACACGTCCCTCATAACATGACCATTGTCTGTTATGAGGGACGTTTTTTATTTAGTAAAACGAAATGATTTGTCTATTAAAATTTGAAAGGAGTGCATCCACCAAACTATTAATAGGCGAGAATTTCAAAATCAGAAGGTTTTCATGCGTATAAAAAGGATCCTTTAATATTTCATAAAAATAGTTCAGGAGGTTTTTTTAAATGTATAAAGTATTAGTAACAGATGGAATTAGCCAAACAGGTTTAAAAGATTTATTGGAACATCCTAATTTTATTGTGGATCGTCAGCCAACACTTCCTGTTGAAGAATTAAAAAACATTATTGGCGAATATGATGCCTTGATTGTTCGCAGCCAAACAAAGGTAACAGCAGAATTGCTTGAAGCAGCTCACCGTTTGCAGGTAATTGCCAGAGCTGGGGTTGGTGTCGATAATATTGATGTAAATGCAGCGACACGGAAAGGAATTATCGTTATTAATGCGCCAGGAGCAAATACGATCGCAGCAACGGAACATACATTGGCCATGATGCTGGCATTAGCCCGAAAAATTCCCCAAGCCCATCAAAAAACGGCTGGCGGTGATTGGGACCGCAACTCTTTCAAAGGGGTGGAGTTGTACAAAAAAACACTTGGTGTTGTTGGTATGGGTAAGATCGGAACTGAAGTAGCTAAACGGGCTAAAGCCTTTGGGATGAACATTTTAGGTTTTGACCCCTACTTAACAGAAGAACGTGCCAAGAAGCTTGGCATGACAAAAGCAAGCCTTGATTTAATTGCCAAAGAATCTGATTTTATTACGATTCACACCCCGCTGACAAATGATACAAGAGGAATCATTAATGAAGAGTTTTTCAAAAAAACTAAAAAAGGCGTCCGCTTTGTCAACTGTGCCCGCGGCGGCATTATTGACGAAAAAGCATTAGTTCGCGCTATTCAATCAGGTCAAGTTGCAGGAGCAGCATTAGATGTGTTTGAAAAAGAACCTGTGGCAGACCCAGAATTACTGCAGAATCCGAACATCGTTGTCACACCGCATCTTGGTGCTTCAACAGTTGAAGCACAGGAAAAAGTGGCTCAAGAGGTCAGTGCAGAAATTATAGAAATTTTAGAAGCTAAGAATATTCAGCATGCTGTTAATATGCCGCAAATGTCCGGGGAAACACAGGCAAAGCTACAGCCATATTTATTGCTTGGCGATCATGTAGGCCAGCTTGCTGTCCAATTGTTAAACAAACAGGCCCCAACCAAAATCGAAATCAATTATTATGGGGACCTAATTGATGAAGATACTGAACTATTGACACGTACAATACTCAAGGGGATTCTATCCTATCATTTAAGCGATTCTGTTAATCTCATAAATGTGCTTCATCTTTTGAAGGAACAGGGCGTCCCTTATAATGTCCAAAAAAATGCAACTAATAAAGGCTTTGCCAACTATTTGGAGCTTTCCGTTTCACAAAGCAATGAAACAGCTAAAATCGGTGCCACTGTATTAAATGGCTACGGTGCACGCATTGTGAAGATTAATCAATATCGAATTGATATTAAACCGGAAAAGTACCTATTATATATAAAACATCATGACGTTCCTGGAATGATCGGCAAGGTCGGCTCCCTGTTAGGCGACTTCCAAATCAATATCGGTACCATGCAAGTTGGCCGAACAGAAATTGGCGGCGAGGCGATCATGGTGTTAACACTTGATAAAACAGTAGAAAATGAAGTATTACGTGCAATTGAACGTATTGAGGGTATTAAAGAAACACAGCTGCTGGAGCTCGAAAATGTTGAAACATTTGCGTCTGAACGGGTAGAGCCGCATAAAGTGGAAAGTATTTAAAAAACATAAAAAAGCGATACAGTTTCGGATTCTACTGGATCTGAAATTGCATTGCTTTTTTGTGTGCCTTTATCGTTCTAATTTAGTTTTCTTGGAAAAGCCGTTGGCAAAATGAAATGATGAAACTCACACTCAAGGACTGTAGAATCTTTTTTCCTCTTTTCAATTAATCGGTTATTTTTCTAAAATCCGTGCCACATCAAGGACAGAATCCAAAATATAATCAGCTCGATGCTCTTCAAATTCTTTTCTGGCATCCTGACCAGACAAGCCGGTTAACACGGCGGCAAACCGTACTCCCATTTTTCTAGCAGCCAATAGGTCGGCAAGAGAATCGCCTACTACCAAGATGGACTCCCCATTTTCGAGCGGCAGCTTCGTCTTTAAACAGTCCGCAACCGATGCAGATTTTCCTTTATTCGCCATAATATAGGGAAATGGATTCGGTTTGGAAAGTGGGCTGCTCTCCGGTTGCTCTTTCTCTGCAAGTAAAACATCATCTTCCGTGACGATGTGATTTTCATCAAAATATAGCAGCCATTCTAAATGCTTAAAAGGCTGGATGGTTTCAAGTTTTGGACGCCCAGTGCCAATTCCAATTCTATAACCGGCAGAAAGCAAGCCTTGAAATAGGGCGGCGATTTCTTCCCTAGGGGCTAATGTTGTCTCGTTTGCTAGAAAGCCTGATTTCCCCATCTGAACTGACGGCCTGCCAGTAGATTCAAGAATATTATCATCTCCTACATACCATTCCTGGGAAACATGTTCACAAATCGTCCAAAGCTCTCCCTTTTTAAAGATATCTGTTTTTACCCCAAGCTTCTCATAAGCAAGCTCATTTAAATAACCCAGCAGCTCCTGCTTCATCACATTCGAACGAGAAAAATCCTTCTCAAACAAAGTGAAATCCATTTTCACATTATAATTACTCAACACTCTCCCAATTTCAAGTAAACTTTCCCGATCTATTGGTGCCTGACACCACTTTCTAATATTATCCATTTCCATCTCTTTAATCTGAGCTAATAGGTGAATAAGTTGATGGCTGAATACTAGATAGATCATATCCCAATTGGCGTTAAGGCCGCGCGATTTCATTAGTTTCAATGTTTCGTCGTTTTGGAAGACAAGGCTTCGAATTTCTTTTATTTCGGTTTCGGTGTAATTGGTTTTTAGTTTTTCAGGTGCCAGCGCCAGATAATTGCAGCTGATCAGCATTTCCCAAACTGTCAGTGCGGAGGCATCAAAATAATGTTCTTCGCTAAGAAGGACTCCATCGACATCAAATAATATCGTATTAATCAACTTCCCAAACCTCATTTCCTGCTAAACTTTTATACATTATCGTATCACAGTAATGCACTATGCTTAAAGGAATTATTTAAATAATACTGAAAAATAAATTGGATGCCCCCTAAAATAGTCTTAAGAAAAAGCAAAAAAGCCACTGAAATCTATCAATGCTATGAATACATTGACAGTTTCAACGGCTTTCACCCGAATAGCCTGACCCCCCAGTAAGGCTTTCGAACGAATTATATCATTTAAAGATCTAACCCAATCGAAATATATTTTACCTCTAAGAATTCTTCGATGCCGAAATGGCCGCCTTCACGTCCAAGACCGCTCTCTTTAAATCCTCCAAATGGAGCTTGGGCCACAGAAGGAAGCGCGTCATTAAGGCCAACGATTCCATATTCAAGCTGCTCTGTTATTCTAAATGCTCTGCTTAAATTGTCCGTATATACATAGGCAGCTAGCCCAAAGCATGAATTATTAGCACGTTCAATTACTTCTTCTTCTGTTTTAAAAGTAGAGATTGGTGCCAGCGGGCCAAAAATCTCATCTCTCATACATTCCATATCATCATGAACATCGGTTAAGATAGTGGGTGCATAGAAGTGACCGTTCTCTTGATCAGGCTTGAGACCAGTATATGTTACCGTACCGCCTTTGCTGACTGCATCTTTAACTAGGGAATCCACTTTTTTATAGGCAGCTTCGTCAATTAACGGTCCAATATCCGTCCCTTCCTCAAGTCCGTTACCGACCTTAAGCTTTTCTAATTCTGCTTGGAAAAGTTTAATAAACTTTTCTTTTACTCCTTCTTGTACATATACCCGGTTTGTACAAATACAGGTTTGACCTGCATTGCGGAATTTTGATTGAACGAGTCCGGCCGCCGCTTTTTCCAAATTGGCATCGTCCATAACGATAAATGGAGCATTTCCTCCAAGTTCCAACGAAACCTTTTTCACCGTATCCGCTGCTCCCCGCATTAACATTTTTCCAACTTCCGTAGATCCTGTAAAAGTAATTTTAGATACACGAGGATCCTTCAACCAAGCATCACCAATTTCTGAGGATTTACCGGTAATGACATTGATAACACCGCTAGGAATTCCAGCTTCATGAGCAAGTTCCACCATTTTCAATGCTGTCAGCGGCGTTTGATTCGCTGGCTTTACCACGCAAGTACATCCTGCAGCCATTGCCGGTCCTACTTTGCGGGTAATCATTGCTGCTGGAAAATTCCAAGGAGTAATCGCAGCTACTACACCAACAGGTTCTTTTCTTACAAGAATTCTCTTATTCGTATGTGATGCAGGAATAGTTTCACCGTAAATCCGTTTTCCTTCTTCAGCATACCAAGAGATGAAACTGTTTGCGTACTGCATTTCTCCGAGTGCTTCTTTTAATGGTTTCCCCTGTTCCATGGTCATAATTTTAGCTATTTCCAGCTTGTTTTCATCGATTAGCTGGTACCATTTATATAAAAGCTGATAACGTTCTTCAGCTGTTTTTTTCGACCATGTTTTAAAAGCACGATGGGCAGCATCAACTGCACTTGTTGCTTCAAGAGCACCTCCGGTTGGAACTGCTCCAATTATTTCTTTCGTAGCCGGGTTTACTACTTCTGTAAGCAATTCATAATTATTGCCAACCCATTCTCCATTTATATACATAGGGAATATTTGATAATTCTTTTTCAATGTATCCATTCTAATTTTACCTCCCAGCCGATACGGCATGACCATAAACTGCTTCAAACGCTTCTTCGAGAATATCCAATCCTTCTTCCAGCTGATCATCTGTAATCGTTAACGGCATAAGCAAACGGATCACATTTGAGAAAATGCCTGCACTCAATAATAAAAGTCCGCGCTCACCAGCTGCCTTGACAATTTTTCCAACCCCTTCTTTATCCGGAGTTTTCGATTGTCTGTCTTTAACTATTTCCATTGCACACATAGATCCAAGGCCGCGTACATCCCCAATACAATGAAAACGCTCTGCTAAAAGCTGCATTTTCTCCATTACTCTTTCCCCTAATTTTTGAGAACGCTCATTGAGGTTTTCACTTTCAATAATATCTAAAACAGTTAGTGCAGCTCGGCAGCCAAGTGGACTTCCGGAATAGGTGCCGCCAATTTCCCCAGCTTGTGCAGAATCCATGATTTCTTTCCTTCCAATGACACCGCTGATTGGCACCCCTGCCCCCATAGACTTAGA
Above is a genomic segment from Neobacillus endophyticus containing:
- a CDS encoding NAD-dependent succinate-semialdehyde dehydrogenase, whose protein sequence is MYINGEWVGNNYELLTEVVNPATKEIIGAVPTGGALEATSAVDAAHRAFKTWSKKTAEERYQLLYKWYQLIDENKLEIAKIMTMEQGKPLKEALGEMQYANSFISWYAEEGKRIYGETIPASHTNKRILVRKEPVGVVAAITPWNFPAAMITRKVGPAMAAGCTCVVKPANQTPLTALKMVELAHEAGIPSGVINVITGKSSEIGDAWLKDPRVSKITFTGSTEVGKMLMRGAADTVKKVSLELGGNAPFIVMDDANLEKAAAGLVQSKFRNAGQTCICTNRVYVQEGVKEKFIKLFQAELEKLKVGNGLEEGTDIGPLIDEAAYKKVDSLVKDAVSKGGTVTYTGLKPDQENGHFYAPTILTDVHDDMECMRDEIFGPLAPISTFKTEEEVIERANNSCFGLAAYVYTDNLSRAFRITEQLEYGIVGLNDALPSVAQAPFGGFKESGLGREGGHFGIEEFLEVKYISIGLDL
- a CDS encoding HAD family hydrolase; translation: MINTILFDVDGVLLSEEHYFDASALTVWEMLISCNYLALAPEKLKTNYTETEIKEIRSLVFQNDETLKLMKSRGLNANWDMIYLVFSHQLIHLLAQIKEMEMDNIRKWCQAPIDRESLLEIGRVLSNYNVKMDFTLFEKDFSRSNVMKQELLGYLNELAYEKLGVKTDIFKKGELWTICEHVSQEWYVGDDNILESTGRPSVQMGKSGFLANETTLAPREEIAALFQGLLSAGYRIGIGTGRPKLETIQPFKHLEWLLYFDENHIVTEDDVLLAEKEQPESSPLSKPNPFPYIMANKGKSASVADCLKTKLPLENGESILVVGDSLADLLAARKMGVRFAAVLTGLSGQDARKEFEEHRADYILDSVLDVARILEK
- a CDS encoding homoserine dehydrogenase, with amino-acid sequence MKAISIGLLGLGTVGAGVIQIIKNHQDKLMHQVGCPVIIKKILVQDINKTRSIEVEKELLTSNADEILNDKEIDVIIEVMGGVGATKDYLINALRQGKHVVTANKDLMALHGSELLTVASEHGCDLFYEASVAGGIPILRGLVDGLASDRITQMMGIVNGTTNYILTKMSNEGRSYDEVLKEAQALGFAEADPTSDVEGLDAARKMAILATLGFSMHIDLEDVEVSGISNVTEEDLRYGEQLGYTMKLIGYAHREEEKVEVSVAPTFLSDNHPLASVQNEYNAVYVYGEAVGETMFYGPGAGSLPTATAVVSDLVAVIKNLRLGVNGRSAVTPQYSKQLKDDGEKFSKYFLRIHVQDEVGVFAEITSIFAKHGVSFEKILQLPIKKNETSEIVLVTHRSSLTDYDQILQKLTDLDAVKEIKSAYRVVRN
- the thrC gene encoding threonine synthase yields the protein MRWPGLLGAYKEYLPITEQTPTLTLNEGNTPLIKLERLSEEWGVELYVKVEGANPTGSFKDRGMVMAVAKAVEEGSKTVICASTGNTSAAAAAYAARAGIKCIIVIPEGKIALGKLAQAMMYGAEIISIEGNFDQALKMVRNISKEEPITLVNSVNPYRLEGQKTAAFEVCDQLGAAPEILAIPVGNAGNISAYWKGFKEYNSDKETGLPRMFGFEAAGAAALVHNRVFENPETIATAIRIGNPASWDLAVAAVQESNGQFDEVSDEEILAAYKKLASAEGVFAEPASCASIAGIYKSIQNGKIAKGTKIVAVLTGNGLKDPDTAIKSSLVKPVHLPNDEEAVKEHIRGVVLHASK
- the thrB gene encoding homoserine kinase, with protein sequence MPLNNRLIIKVPASSANLGPGFDSIGIALDLYLTLEIEKSDRWEIFSDSPELKDLPRDEQHFICQIAIKTAEKYGKVLPPCKVKLESEIPLGRGLGSSASAIIAGIELADIVGNLGLTKEEKLLLSTEEEGHPDNVGASLYGGLVVGCYQQNEVDMLSFTDLPIEAVVAIPKEILLTKDSRDVLPKTFTQGDAIQASSTANLLVAALLSGNWELAGKMMERDRFHQPFRKPLIPFYSEIEMLAKEYGAFGVALSGAGPTVICYIEKGSGKQLVHELQTNFPEMTVKLLNIDYTGCSVYEVEQFLK
- a CDS encoding GGDEF domain-containing phosphodiesterase; protein product: MNYNNKEISMITKEVSFEVKNTKKGSLYVENILGRDLRIAAIAIKQALPSDYHAITNDQLKKLAAEVGVSHITLLAKTSNDIIGVRSSEVNELNMSTKDWGYWYDAFKQIFALVPVSVGKGLTLPHYWSGPIEIASSNPKHVDKWGYYYDGTTNYMIDPFFRDDKVLEYQKRFGPEKIIQDFTKDPGVLELTVFNPKNFGKKKEFVHLNGNIYIKISDQPIWYGSYQFKSYKKDADYIKKSIQTKNIQSYKDHLKGNNIIKTFVPVFPSNDEPFVIGIVYNYGLIQQELNHELQVHILLSIAIMIVVLIVSFIFSRSITKPIAYIAQQVNEIAQGNFGKTLHITRKDELGFLAENVNALSRHLQSFVSDLTESKQLIEYQAFHDPLTGLLNRRYFQEKLSPIIEHANQTREPLSVLFIDMDRFKEINDSFGHNKGDQILKIIADRIKLCLPDEDRHIISRQGGDEFTILLVNVSKEEAIIAAEAVVASLKKPYILDGNEFYLGASCGISLYPDHTKNLDSLFIYADLAMYAAKKMGGNKVVFYSDQLLKTTIDKPLYEARLRKALENQTIAVFYQPKINVASGELLGAEALLRWTDEELGNVSPEIFIPIAEDTGLIHPLWEFVMTMACHQVSEWNQDRSHPLSVSVNFSARQFQEPHYMVKRVKEILDGTRLAPQNFEIEITESILLSNSSEIVDSLRYLRDLGISISIDDFGTGYSSLSYLRNLPIDTLKIDKSFIMDITEDYRNSEIPEAIINLARSLHLNVIAEGVEKNYQKEFLLSKNCVQMQGYLFSKPLNKDEFTRFQKMK
- the serA gene encoding phosphoglycerate dehydrogenase, with the translated sequence MYKVLVTDGISQTGLKDLLEHPNFIVDRQPTLPVEELKNIIGEYDALIVRSQTKVTAELLEAAHRLQVIARAGVGVDNIDVNAATRKGIIVINAPGANTIAATEHTLAMMLALARKIPQAHQKTAGGDWDRNSFKGVELYKKTLGVVGMGKIGTEVAKRAKAFGMNILGFDPYLTEERAKKLGMTKASLDLIAKESDFITIHTPLTNDTRGIINEEFFKKTKKGVRFVNCARGGIIDEKALVRAIQSGQVAGAALDVFEKEPVADPELLQNPNIVVTPHLGASTVEAQEKVAQEVSAEIIEILEAKNIQHAVNMPQMSGETQAKLQPYLLLGDHVGQLAVQLLNKQAPTKIEINYYGDLIDEDTELLTRTILKGILSYHLSDSVNLINVLHLLKEQGVPYNVQKNATNKGFANYLELSVSQSNETAKIGATVLNGYGARIVKINQYRIDIKPEKYLLYIKHHDVPGMIGKVGSLLGDFQINIGTMQVGRTEIGGEAIMVLTLDKTVENEVLRAIERIEGIKETQLLELENVETFASERVEPHKVESI